A single Alphaproteobacteria bacterium DNA region contains:
- a CDS encoding flagellar basal body-associated FliL family protein, giving the protein MAKKEEKKAEEKDDKKVAAPEGKEGAEGEATEGAEGGKKKLDKKMIIIIAAAAVLLLGGGAAALVFTGVLGGKKPEAAAADGHGEAAKEDGHGEAKDDGHGGKEDGKKSEHGPIFYDMGEVVVNLQTDGKRQIFLKLVMQLELEAEEDKAVIEKIKPRIIDNFQTYLRELRLDDLRGSAGLYRLREELLFRVTEAAQPVKVKDVLIQQMLVQ; this is encoded by the coding sequence GTGGCTAAAAAAGAAGAAAAAAAAGCTGAAGAGAAGGACGATAAGAAAGTCGCAGCACCAGAAGGCAAAGAAGGCGCGGAAGGCGAAGCGACGGAAGGCGCCGAAGGCGGGAAAAAGAAACTCGATAAGAAAATGATCATCATCATTGCGGCTGCCGCAGTGTTGTTGTTGGGTGGTGGTGCTGCGGCGTTGGTATTCACTGGCGTGCTGGGCGGTAAAAAGCCGGAAGCGGCAGCGGCCGATGGCCACGGTGAAGCAGCAAAAGAAGATGGTCACGGTGAAGCCAAGGATGATGGCCATGGCGGCAAAGAAGATGGAAAAAAAAGTGAACATGGCCCCATTTTTTATGATATGGGCGAAGTAGTTGTGAATTTACAAACGGATGGCAAGCGCCAGATATTCTTAAAGCTGGTGATGCAACTGGAGCTGGAAGCAGAAGAAGACAAAGCGGTTATTGAAAAAATCAAACCGCGCATTATTGATAATTTCCAGACGTATTTACGTGAATTGCGCCTTGATGATTTGCGTGGTTCTGCAGGGCTTTACCGCTTACGTGAAGAATTGCTGTTCCGCGTTACTGAAGCGGCGCAACCAGTTAAAGTTAAAGACGTACTGATCCAGCAAATGCTGGTGCAATGA